Proteins from a single region of Companilactobacillus farciminis KCTC 3681 = DSM 20184:
- a CDS encoding isopeptide-forming domain-containing fimbrial protein has translation MGKIQSIFKYIYIIFLGLFFILLTTLVRVNAAVDGNNDGIDDGVSRWSKGSVTRSDPIKLNSSLSLGYSFGLTTDANSNYTPNTSDNTMVKDSETNGSLNMYYSKMNIFLVSPSNKYISSTFQGFATSSNIASRKQGVSMTSPDFLITKPGVYSNVLSDTMSVLGNKMTDKSYYFHEDSDGKYTYMIAGNFKRDNYNFVVELLLRPSSTNRTLVQREMYVRNVSGSTQEFQVFFGEDTKMGLASSSYADAVPIKDLGNNHGIFIAAGDYKLSITNETEDGFQHYVALSRKTNAPNWADRYDSNGNGDEKRNLNYGETLLDSTDSAYSLSWDKTTLANNQVAHFSSTIGETQSPYSLMHANKTYKNETNNTGKNNINDKLKFTLNITNNGYNANWNYRQLVDKIPEGLQIDPNSIKKSFNNGTEVSINPSDYDASTRTLTVPIAQSLTDNQTEKVTFEANITTDAISHLDSSGNLKNTGQFFGTDQKVTGSTEETIDASVNIPVEKPSFSSTFTKQLKNESTDSEFKDSTEGKKGDVIDYLISYKVDSGSKDYLQSGATITDEIPAGLEVDESSVYVKGPKDTNYYYQGTHYHEGKLISTGMNAIEQGESVLIKFSATVTANSVGLITNTANITGGTTSGGQATGEMVSNGADLNIKNINGFIQVPSLINFGAVNLAGQQENLTNTSTNGELIVSHPDDNPFNVYVSYDNSKDGLQNSNGNKLSSDGAGLLFIKQKNNSSTNNGTWHPLSSEATPIRTASFQNTNQEENLNFTDYIGVGDWQLKLAPDTVPGAYNGKLTWTMVDDITTS, from the coding sequence ATGGGCAAGATACAAAGTATTTTTAAATATATATATATTATCTTTTTGGGATTATTCTTTATTCTGTTGACTACTTTGGTTAGGGTTAATGCAGCTGTTGATGGAAATAATGATGGTATTGACGATGGCGTTTCCCGTTGGTCAAAGGGTTCAGTTACGCGTTCTGATCCAATCAAACTAAATAGCAGCTTAAGCCTCGGGTATAGCTTTGGTTTAACTACTGACGCTAATAGTAATTACACACCCAACACTTCAGATAATACTATGGTCAAAGATTCTGAAACCAATGGCTCACTAAATATGTATTACTCCAAAATGAATATTTTCTTAGTAAGTCCCTCTAATAAGTATATTAGTTCCACCTTCCAAGGATTTGCCACCTCTAGCAATATTGCTTCTCGTAAACAAGGGGTATCAATGACTTCACCGGATTTTTTAATTACAAAACCTGGCGTTTACTCTAATGTCCTCTCAGACACTATGTCTGTTTTAGGGAATAAAATGACGGACAAGTCTTACTATTTTCATGAAGACAGTGATGGAAAGTACACTTATATGATTGCCGGGAATTTTAAACGTGACAATTATAATTTTGTCGTTGAACTATTGCTCCGCCCTTCTTCTACAAATAGAACTTTAGTTCAACGTGAGATGTACGTCCGAAACGTTTCTGGATCGACACAAGAATTTCAGGTCTTCTTTGGTGAAGATACTAAAATGGGGCTTGCTTCCAGTTCATACGCTGATGCGGTCCCAATCAAAGATCTTGGTAACAACCACGGTATCTTTATTGCCGCAGGAGATTATAAACTGTCCATCACTAATGAAACGGAAGACGGTTTCCAACATTATGTTGCTTTGAGTAGAAAAACAAATGCTCCAAATTGGGCTGATCGTTATGACAGCAATGGAAATGGTGATGAAAAGAGGAATTTGAATTATGGCGAAACTTTGCTAGATTCAACCGATTCTGCTTATTCATTGAGCTGGGATAAGACAACTTTGGCAAATAATCAAGTCGCTCATTTTTCTTCCACTATTGGTGAAACACAATCTCCATACTCGTTAATGCACGCCAACAAAACCTACAAAAACGAAACTAATAATACTGGCAAAAACAATATCAATGACAAACTGAAATTTACCTTAAACATTACAAACAACGGTTACAACGCTAACTGGAATTATCGACAATTAGTGGACAAAATCCCTGAAGGATTACAAATTGATCCCAACTCAATCAAAAAGTCCTTTAACAACGGTACAGAAGTTTCTATAAATCCGAGTGACTACGATGCTTCTACTAGAACTCTAACCGTCCCCATTGCTCAATCTTTAACTGATAATCAAACGGAAAAAGTTACCTTTGAAGCAAATATAACTACCGATGCGATTTCACACCTTGATTCCAGTGGTAACCTAAAAAACACCGGTCAATTCTTTGGTACTGATCAAAAAGTTACCGGATCAACGGAGGAAACAATTGATGCCTCAGTAAATATCCCTGTGGAAAAACCATCTTTTTCCTCGACATTTACCAAACAATTAAAAAATGAATCAACTGACTCAGAATTTAAGGACAGTACTGAAGGTAAAAAAGGTGATGTTATCGATTATTTAATCTCTTATAAGGTAGACTCTGGAAGTAAAGATTACTTACAATCTGGGGCAACTATTACCGACGAAATCCCCGCAGGATTAGAAGTCGATGAATCCAGTGTCTATGTCAAGGGACCAAAAGATACTAACTATTACTATCAAGGCACTCACTACCACGAAGGAAAATTGATCAGCACTGGAATGAATGCTATTGAACAAGGTGAATCCGTTTTAATTAAGTTCTCCGCCACAGTTACAGCCAATTCAGTTGGTTTGATTACCAATACCGCTAATATTACCGGAGGAACTACTTCTGGCGGACAAGCTACCGGTGAAATGGTTTCAAATGGAGCTGATTTAAATATTAAAAATATAAATGGTTTTATTCAGGTTCCTTCATTGATCAATTTTGGAGCGGTAAACTTAGCTGGACAGCAAGAAAACCTAACGAATACTAGTACTAACGGAGAGCTAATTGTCTCCCATCCCGATGACAATCCATTTAATGTTTACGTTTCATACGACAATTCCAAAGATGGTCTCCAAAATAGTAATGGAAATAAATTATCAAGTGATGGAGCTGGATTATTATTTATCAAGCAAAAAAACAATTCTTCAACAAATAATGGTACTTGGCACCCACTTTCTAGTGAAGCAACACCAATAAGAACCGCCTCCTTCCAAAATACTAATCAGGAAGAAAATTTGAATTTTACCGATTACATTGGCGTTGGCGATTGGCAGTTGAAACTAGCACCTGATACAGTCCCTGGAGCCTATAATGGTAAATTAACTTGGACTATGGTCGATGACATAACTACTAGCTAA
- a CDS encoding GNAT family N-acetyltransferase, with amino-acid sequence MDFRSGLNSDKPQIINLLVDSFKEYITTKNMFQQEFRSSAKFDKLLRKYFELEVNVFMKKGLVYVGADGKGKPRAVALIEFNQGKQISNWDYLSMDGLKLLPEIIKNGFNGFNAFDIFKFEDLFDKVKGKKKCAVEYLAVDKKLRGQGIGSKMLNNHISPYVKKIGYRNIILETNTQKNVKFYKKNNFSVRSVKKVNLSHGDVKDWVLAKTI; translated from the coding sequence TTGGATTTTCGGAGCGGCTTAAACAGTGATAAGCCTCAGATAATAAATTTACTAGTAGATTCATTTAAAGAATACATAACAACTAAGAACATGTTCCAACAAGAATTTCGTTCTAGCGCTAAGTTTGATAAGTTGTTGAGAAAGTACTTTGAGCTTGAAGTTAATGTATTCATGAAAAAAGGTTTGGTTTATGTTGGAGCTGACGGAAAGGGAAAGCCTAGAGCGGTTGCTCTAATTGAATTTAATCAAGGTAAGCAGATCAGCAATTGGGATTATCTATCAATGGATGGTCTAAAATTATTGCCAGAAATTATCAAGAATGGATTCAATGGTTTCAATGCATTCGATATCTTTAAATTCGAAGATCTTTTCGACAAAGTAAAGGGTAAGAAAAAATGTGCGGTTGAATATTTGGCCGTTGATAAGAAGTTACGTGGTCAAGGTATCGGTAGTAAGATGCTCAATAATCACATTAGCCCTTACGTGAAAAAAATTGGTTACAGAAATATCATTTTAGAAACGAATACACAAAAGAACGTTAAGTTTTATAAGAAGAATAATTTCTCCGTTCGCTCAGTTAAGAAAGTTAATTTGAGTCATGGGGATGTTAAGGATTGGGTTTTAGCTAAAACAATCTAA
- a CDS encoding MFS transporter: MMGKNKKSIYILVFSNFLICLGIGLVIPVTPFIKTQYHFTTSQMGVMTSLFAFAQFVASPIVGKMSDKLGRKPVIVFGLFTYMISEFIFAIATTLPIFNISRIIGGLSAAMVIPTSMALGSDLTTLKDRAKVIGWLSAAFSGGLILGPGLGGILAGITYKTPFWVAGILSITSAIFTHIFLKEDKAVLEREELEAEKKAQEKGSIRAILTLPMVMLFGMILVSSFGLQGFESIYSIYVNQVFDFGLGTIALVLTLNGIISLILQVAAFNWIINKIGEMRLISIAFLLSAICVFWITQAHTHVEVIVATLIIFSSFDLLRPAITTLLTKSSRSNQGLINGMNMSLTSVGNVIGPLMSGALMDWNTHYPYLVVTFILAASYLLTFIVRKHPIVPAE; this comes from the coding sequence ATTATGGGGAAGAACAAAAAATCAATCTACATTTTAGTATTCAGTAACTTTCTAATCTGTTTAGGAATCGGATTAGTCATACCGGTTACACCTTTCATCAAAACTCAGTATCACTTTACGACTTCACAAATGGGGGTCATGACGTCTCTATTCGCCTTTGCCCAATTTGTCGCTTCACCAATCGTTGGTAAAATGTCTGATAAATTAGGCCGAAAACCAGTTATTGTCTTTGGATTATTCACTTATATGATTTCAGAATTTATCTTTGCGATAGCGACGACCTTACCAATTTTTAATATTTCTCGTATTATCGGTGGATTATCTGCTGCCATGGTTATCCCTACTTCAATGGCTTTAGGATCTGATCTAACAACCTTAAAAGACCGTGCTAAAGTTATCGGTTGGTTATCAGCCGCCTTCAGTGGTGGGTTGATTTTGGGCCCTGGACTAGGAGGAATCTTAGCTGGTATTACTTATAAGACACCATTTTGGGTCGCTGGTATATTGAGTATCACTAGTGCTATCTTTACTCACATCTTCTTAAAAGAAGACAAAGCAGTTCTTGAACGTGAAGAACTTGAAGCTGAAAAGAAAGCTCAAGAAAAAGGTTCTATTCGAGCAATCTTAACTTTGCCAATGGTTATGTTGTTCGGTATGATTTTAGTTTCATCTTTTGGATTACAAGGATTCGAAAGTATTTACAGTATTTACGTTAACCAAGTCTTCGATTTTGGCTTGGGGACAATTGCTTTAGTTTTAACTTTAAACGGGATTATCTCTTTAATTTTGCAAGTTGCTGCATTCAACTGGATTATCAACAAAATCGGTGAAATGCGCCTGATCAGCATTGCCTTTTTGTTGAGTGCTATCTGTGTTTTCTGGATAACTCAAGCACACACTCATGTCGAAGTTATCGTTGCTACTTTGATTATCTTCTCTTCATTTGACTTGTTAAGACCAGCTATCACGACTCTGTTAACCAAATCAAGCCGCTCTAATCAAGGTTTGATCAATGGTATGAATATGTCGTTGACTAGTGTTGGTAACGTCATTGGACCTTTGATGTCTGGAGCTTTGATGGATTGGAATACGCATTATCCATATTTAGTCGTTACTTTCATCTTAGCAGCATCTTATCTTTTGACTTTCATCGTTAGAAAACATCCAATCGTACCAGCTGAATAA